GGCCGGGCAGCCGCTGGTCACGCCGGCCCGGTGCAGCGCGCGCACCAGCGGCAGCAGCGGTCCGCCGCGCGCCAGTTGCAGCTCGGTCAGGCGCAGCCAGATCTCGCCGCGCTCGGCGGTGGGGCTGAGCGCGGCGACCGCGCGACGCACCAGCGGCGCGAGCCGGTCGTCCGGGCCGAGCAGTCCGGCTGCCTTCGCCGTGGCCGACAACTCGTCGATGCGGTCCGCGGCGCCGTCCAGCAGGACGCCGAGCAGGTCGGCCGGGAGGGGCACACCCGCCGCCAAGGCCAGCAGCAGTTGCCGTACGCCGGAATCCAGGTCCGCCAGCTCCGGGCCGAACCCCAGTACGGCCGCCTCGGGCACCTCCAGCCGTCCGGGGTCGTCCGGCGGGGCGGTGACCTGCTCGCGCAGGGCGCGCACCAGACGGTCCACGTCGCGCGGCACCCCACCGGTCTGCGCCTGCACGAAGTCCGCCAACGTCGACGGTTGCCGCAGTTCGGGGACGCCGGCGAGGTAGGCGGTGGTCTGCTGCCGGGTGAACGGACACAGCGGCAGCGACCGTCCGTCCCGGCCCAGCGCGTCGGACAACTCGACCAGGCTCGCCGGGCGGGGCCAGGGCCGGTAGGCCACCACCATCCGGCAGCCCTCCGCGCCGACCAGGGCACGCAGTTCGCGCAGTCGGGCCGGATTGAGCGCCTGCGCGTCGTCGACGAGCAGCACGCTGTCCTGGTCGAGTGAGATGGTGTCCGGTCCGACCGGCAGCACGCTCGCGCCGGCGTCCCGGTAGGCCCGGGCCACCTCCCGCAGCAGGGTGCTCTTGCCGTGGCCGCCGGGCCCGACCACGGTGGCCGCCAGCGGCGCGGCAGGGTCGGCGGCCACCGCGTCGAGCAGGGCCCGGCTCGGTCCGTCGAGCACGACGGGCAGCTCGCGTGGAGGGCGGAGGATGGCGGCGGTCATCGGCGGCGGTCCCGTCCCCGGCCGCGCAGGGCGGTCAGTCGGGAGGCGCTCGGCAGTTCCAGGGGCGCGATCCGCACGGGCGGGCGGGGCGGCGGTGCTGGCCGGTCGTTCTCGTGGCGCTGTGACATCCGCTCCGACCGCCGGGCCGGCTCGGGGCGGGCGGACCGGACGTCCCGGACGTCCCGGCCGCGTCCGTTCCGGGGCTCCGGCCGGTTCGGGCGCGGCGACACGATCTGGCCGGCGGCCAGGGCCGCGCCCACCGCCGAGGTGGTCTGCGGTTCGGCCTCCACCTCGACCGGTCGACCGAACCGGGCCGCCAGCAGCTCGGTGACCAGCGGGATCCGCGCACAGCCCCCGGTGAGCAGGACGCCGTCGAGGTCGGCGGGCGACCGGCCGGCGGCGTGCACCGCCTGGACGGTCAGCTCCACCGTGGCCTGCACGGCCGGTCGGATCAGCTCCTCGAACTGCGGCCGGGTCACCGGGACCCGGGCCGGCCCCTGGTGCAGTCGCAGCACCACGTCGGTCTCCGTCGCCACGGTCAGGTCGTGCCTGGCCTGGGCGCACCGGGCGGGCAGGTCGGCCGCCGCGAACCCGTCCCGCGACAGGCGGGTGGCGGCCTGCCGACCGAGTACGCCCCGGACGTGCTCGGCCAGCGCCTCGTCGAAGTCCGCGCCGCCGAGCCGGTCCGCGGTGGCCGGTAGGCCGGGCAGCTCGAAGCCGCCGTGCGCGGCCCGCTGCACCAGACCGGCCTCGAACCCGGCGCCACCCAGGCAGTACACGACCGCCGTGGCACCGGTGAACCCACGGGCGGCGTGTCCCTCGGCGGCGGTGATCGGCTGGGGCAGCAGGGTCACGTCGGTCAGGCCCATCTCCCACAGCGCCCGGTGCAGCAGGTCCCGACGGTACGGTCCCCAGCCGGCCGGATGGCTGAGCACGACGGTCTCCGGGCGCTCCTGTTCCCGCCTGGTCACCCGCTCGACCACCCACAGGACCAGCACCGCGACGAGCGCCTGCGCCGGGCACGCCTCACCGCCCACGATCAGCGGCACGTCGTCGCCGACCCGGCCGACGAAGTCCCGGGTCGTCCGGCCGTCGTCGGTGCCGAGCGGCGACACGGCCGGCTCGCCGACGGTGAACGAGCCGTCCGCCTCGACCCGCAGCACGGAGGGCACGGCCGCCGACTGCCCGTGCAACCACACCACCTCCGGCCGGGCCCAGTCGCCGCCCTGGCGCCGGGCGAGGGCGGCGACGGTGCTGGTGCGACCGAGGTCGATCCCGAGGACGTACGGCATGCGCTTCCACCTCCGCCGGGACGTGCCACGCCGGGGCGGACACGTCGGCATCGAACGACAACCCACCCTGGCTCTATCGCTCGGCATCCTCCGTTCGTATCAGGGCCCGTACATTATTGGCCCCCCACGTCCGACGGTCAGCCGCCCCTAATCCCCTAACGAACGACCCCCCAGTCCCTAGTGGCGGGGCCCGGTCGAACATGGGGCTCGTCCCCGATGTCCGGTTCGTGCGGTCGTCCCTACTGTCGCCATGGTCACCACAGACCGAAGCGACACCCTGAGGAGAACCACCGATGCCCGCCCAGACCCTGCACGACTTCGTGCTCGACCTGCTCACCAACCCCGACGCCCGGTCGGCGTTCGACCTGGACCCGGAGGGCGCGCTGCGCGAGGCCGGCCTTACCGACATCACGGCGACGGACGTGCAGGACGTGGTTCCGCTCGTGGTCGACTACGCGCCCGTCCAGGGGGTCACCTCGCTGGCGCCGCTGGGTGACCAGCTCGGCTCGGTCGTGCCGGTGACCGACCCGACCGACGTGATCGGACAGCTCCAGAACGTCACCCAGCAGGTCGCCGTCACCACGCCGGCGACGAACGTGGACGTCAACGCGGGCGTGCTCGGGGCGATCAGCGTCGACCCGGCCGGCCTCAGCGCCGGGGCGGAGCTGCCGTTCGGCCTCACCGTGGGCACTGGTCCGGCCGCCGTCGACGCGGACCTGTCGGCGACGTACGACGTGGTGAACACCCTCGACGCGGACCTCGTCGGCGGTCCGGCGGTCGACGACCTCGTCGACGACGTCACCAACCCGGTCCTCCCGCCGTCCGGCGGCACGCTCGACCCGGTCACCGGCCCCCTCGGCGGCGTGGACGGCCTGCTCGGCGGTGACCCGCTGGGCACCATCGGTGGGCTCGGTGGCCAGCTCGGCGGCGGCGGGCTCGCCCCGGACGTACCGGGCACGGTGGACAGTGTCACGGGCCAGGTCGGTGGCGTCACGGACCACGTGGGTGGGGTGGTCGACGGCGTCACCGGCACGGAGATCACCGGTGGCGTGAGCGGCGGCCTGGGTGGCAACCTGGGCGGCGTCGGCGGCGACCTGGGCGGCGGTGTCGAGATCAACGACGGCGCACCCGCCGGGGGTGGCCTGCTGGGTCTCACCGACGGGCTGCTCTGAGAGGGGGCCCAGCTACCGGGCCGGATCGCGCTCCGCGCGGTCCGGCCCGGTAGCGTTCGTATCCGGCTTCCTCTTGATAATTCCGCTGAAGTCCGCACACTTGGTGCGGTGATTGCGCCAATGTGGCTCGATGTGCTTGACGACATCGCCCGGACGTGTGCCGCCCACGACCGCGGCGACCTGCTCCACTGGCTGCGGCAGCGACGCGCCCAACTCCTCGACCCGACCCTGCGGGTCCTGGTCATCGGGGAGCCGAAGCAGGGCAAGAGTCAGCTCGTCAACGCCCTCGTCAACGCACCTGCCTGCCCGGTCGGCGACGGCCGCACCACCACGTTGCCGACCGTCGTCCAGCACGCCGAGGCCCCCACCGCCGCCCTGGTCCGTACGCCCCTGCCGGCGGCGGGCCGGCCCGCCGGCCCCGCCGCGCTGCCCGCCGCCCGGACCCCGATACCGATCGCCCAGGTCGCGGCCGAGATCGCTGGACGGGCACCCGGCCATCCCGCCACCGAGGCCCTGCACGTCGAGATCGGGCTGCCCCGAGGGCTGCTCGGCACCGGTCTGGTACTGGTCGACACGCCGGGCACCGACGAGGTGGACACGGTCCGGGGCGCCGTCGCGACGGCCGCGCTCGCCCGCGCCGACACGGTGCTGGTGGTCTCGGACTCGACCCGGGAACTCTCCGTCGGCGAGCTGAACCTCCTACTGCACGTCGTACGGTCGCATCCGAACGTGGCGGTCGTGCAGACCAAGACCGACCTGGTGGCGCACTGGCGGACGGTGGCGGACCGCAACCGGCAGCACCTCGCCAGCGCCGGCATCCCGGCGCCGCTGATCCCGGTCTCCGCGCTGCTGCGGCTGCGGGCCGCCGGCACCGACGACCGGGCACTCAACGCCGAGTCGGGCTTCCCCTCGCTGATCGCGCGGCTCGTCCGCGACCACCGGGACAAGTCCGACCGCCTCGCGCGTACGTCGGTGACGCTGGTCGCCCAGACGGTGATCGAGCAACTGGCCGCCCCGCTCCGCGCCGAGCTGTCCAGTCAGGACTCCCCCGAGCGGAGCGGTCCGATCGCCCGGCTGCACGCGGCGCAGCGCGAGGTCGACGAGCTGCGCCGGTGTACGACCCGGTGGCAGAACACGCTCTCCGACGAGATGGCGAGCCTGCTCTCCGACATCGAGTACGACCTGCGTGACCGGACCCGCACGATTCTGCGCGAGGTCGACGAGGCGTTCGACCGGGCCGATCCGCTGGTCGGCTGGGAGACCTTCCAGGAGTGGTTGGACGACACCCTCGTCGAGGCGGCCGAGGCGAACCACCAGTGGTTCGCCCAGCGGTGCGAGTGGGTCGCGGCGCAGGTGGCGGGTCACTTCACCCGGTACGGCTACGACCTCCCACCACAGTGGCCGGTGCCCGCCCCGGACGACGCCCTGGACCGGCTGCCGGTGCTGGAGCGCCCGACCACCGACCGCTTCACGGTCAGCCAGAAGGTGATCAGTGGCATGCGCGGCTCCTACGGTGGACTGCTGATGTTCGGCCTGGCGATGACGCTGGCCGGGATGCCGATGATCAACCCGGTGTCGATCGGGGCGGGCGTGGTCTTCGCGGGCAAGAGCATCCGGGACGAGGGCAAGACCCTGCTGCGTCGGCGCCAGGCGACGGTCAAGACGGCCGTCCAGCGGCATGTCGACGACTTCTTCATCCGGATGAGCAAGGACTACCGGGACACCGCCCGCCAGGTGCAACGGGTGGTCCGGGACCATTTCACCGGGCTCACCGAGGAACTCCAGGAGGCGATCGTCCACTCGTTCCGTAGCGCCAAGCAGGCGGCGGACGCCGACGCCGCCCTCCGCGAGCAGCGGCAGGTCGAGATCCAACAGCGGATGCGGCGGCTCGCCGCCCTCTACGAGCAGGCGCAGGGGCTCACCTCGGCCCGGCCGGTGTCGCTGGAGCCCCAGCCGTGAGCCCGGTCCCCCGCCTCGACGAGGCGGTCTACGAACTGTTGCGCGACGCCCTGGACCACTTCCGGGACGACCCCCGTACCGTCGGCCTGCTCCGGCACCAGCTCGACCGGCTGGAGGCGCCGCTGCACATCGCGATCGCCGGCGCCTGGCAGTCGGGCAAGTCGACCATGCTCAACGCGATCATGGGCGAGGAGGTCGCGCCGGTCGAGGTACCGGATGGCGGCTCCGTCTTCACCTGGTACGCGGACGCCCCGCACCCCCGCGCCACGGCGTACTCGTCGGACGGGCCGCCCCAGGAACTCGCCATCACCAGGTCGGCCACCGGAATGCACGTCGACCTCGTCGGATGGCGTCCGGGCGAGGTCAACGACATCATGGTGCAGTGGCCGACCCGCGCGCTACGCCAGGCCACCCTGATCGACACGCCCCCGGTCACTCCTCCCGGCCCGGAGGGCCGGACCCCGGTCGTCGACCGGATCCTGCGGGACGCGGACGCGGTGCTGTACCTGACCCGGGACGGACGCGACAGCGACCTGCAGAGCCTCCAGGCCACCCGGACGAGCATGGTGGACCAGGCCACGCCGATCCACGTACTCCTGGTGCTCTCCCGGGCCGACGAACTCAACGGCGGCCGCGTCGACGCGCTGGTGACCGCCCGCCAGCTCGCCCGCCGGCTCCGCCGGGACCCGCGGATCGACGCGCTCTGCGTCAACGTGGTCGCGCTGAGCGGCCTGGTCGGCCTGGCCGGCCGGGTGATGGGCGAGGCCGACTTCGCCGCCCTGGCGACGCTGGCCGCCACGCCCCGCGCGGAACTGGAGCAGGCGCTGCTCTCGGCGGACCGGTTCCTCGCCGGCACGCCCCAGACGGGGCTCGACGCCGGGACCCGCGCGGCGCTGCTGGACCGGTTCGGGATCTTCGGGATACGGCTGGCCACCAGCCTGATCCGCACCGGTCACGACAGCCGGGTCCGGCTCTCCGGCGAGTTGATCCGCCGCAGCGGTTTCACCGAGCTGCGGGAAGCCGTCAGCCGGTGCTTCGTCGACCGGTGCGACGTGCTGAAGGCGCGCTCCGCGCTGGCGGCCCTGGAGCCCCTGCTGCGGGCCCAGCCCCGACCCGGCACCGGCGGGCTGCTCGCCCGGATCGAGCACCTGCTGGCCAGCACGCACGACTTCCGGGAGCTGCGACTGCTGGCATCGCTGCAGGCCGGCACCGCCGAGGTCGACGCCGACCTCCTCCCGGAGGCCCAGCGCCTGCTGGGCGGCAACGGCACGGTCCTGGCCGCGCGGCTGGGTGTCGAGCACGGCACCGCACCGGACCGGTTGTGGCGCCTGGCCTTCGAGGCGCTGCGCCAGTGGCAGGGCCGGGCCGACGACCCGCGGCTGCCCCTGCCACGGCGACGGGCGGCGCGGGTGGTGGTGCGCAGCTGCGAGGGGATGGTGGCCACGCTGAACGCCCACTGAACCCTGCGGGGAAATCACCGGACCGATTGACTATCGATAGGATGCAAGCGATAGTCGATGCATGTTGGCCGAGCATCGAGCGGTAGCCCCGCTCAGAGTCTTCCTCCTGCTGCTGTTCGGGATCCTGGTCGTGCTCCAGACCTTCTCCCTGCCCGGACAGTTCGCGCACCTGGCCCGGGAGTCCCCGGAGCTCGCCCACCTCCGGTGGCCGATGACCGCCATCTCGGTGTTCTGGGTGCTGTGTGTCCAGGTGGTGATCGTGTGCACCTGGAAGCTGCTCACCCTGGTCAGGAACGACCGCATCTTCAGCGACGCGTCCCTGGTCTGGGTGGACGCCATCGTGTGGGCGATCGTCGCCGCCTGGGCGGTGCTGCTGGGCGTGTTCCTCTACGTCGGCGTCCACGCGTCCGACCCGGGACTGCCGCTCCTGCTGTTCCTGTTGCTGGTGGGCGTCGCCGCGCTGGGACTCCTGATGATCGTGATGCGCGCGCTACTGCGGCAGGCCACGACGCTGCGGACCGACATGGAAGCGGTGATCTGATGCCCATCGTCGTCCGCATCGACGTCGAGCTGGCCAAACGCAAGATGAGCGTCGGCGAGTTCGCCGAACGCGTCGGGCTCACGCCGGCGAACGTGGCGGTGCTGAAGAACGGCCGCGCCAAGGCGGTCCGGTTCAGCACCCTGGAGGCCATGTGCCGGGTGCTCGACTGTCAGCCCGGTGACCTGCTCGAATGGGTCGACGAGTGACCCTGACCACCACCGAACGCTCGATCGACGCCCGCGCCCACGCGATCCTGGCCCGGCTCCCCCGGCACGGGCCAGCCGCCTGGCTGACCGAGTTCGTGGCGTTCGGGCTGAAACAGGCGTGGGCGTGCGTCTTCGGCGGGGCGATGCTGGCGGTCATCTTCGCGGCGCACCTGGCGTACCCGGACGACGCCGTGCTCGCCCGCAACGACTTCCTGACCCTCACCGCGGTGGCCATCCAGATCGCGATGGTGGCCGGGCGGCTGGAAACCCTCCGTGAGCTGCGGGTGGTGATCCTGTTCCACGTGGTCGGCACGGTGATGGAGGTGTTCAAGACCCACGTCGGATCGTGGACCTACGAGCCGGACGGCGTGCTGCGGATCGGTGCCGTGCCCCTGTTCAGCGGCTTCATGTACGCGGCGGTCGGCTCGTACATGGTCCGGGTCAACCGGCTGTTCGACCTGCGCTTCGCCCGCTACCCGAAACGCTGGGTCACGGCTGTCCTGGCCGCCGCGATCTATGTCAACTTCTTCACCAACCACTACGTTTACGACATCCGCTGGCTGCTCGTCGCCATCGTCGCGCTGGTGTTCGGCCGCTGTGTCATGCAGTTCCGCATCCTCCGGTTCCGGTGGCGCATGCCGCTGCTGCTCGCCTTCCTCCTCGTCGCCTTCTTCATCTGGCTCGCGGAGAACATCGCCACCTGGTCGAACGCCTGGCTCTACCCCAGCCAGGTGGGCGGTTGGCACCTCGTCTCGCCGGCGAAGCTCGCGTCGTGGTTCCTTCTCATGATCATCTCGGTCGTGCTGGTCACCTGGATCTCGCCGCCCCAGCCGCCCGACGACCCACCGCCGGCCGCAGAACCGGACGCCGCCGTGGTCGGTGCCACCCGGCCCGAGGGGCCGAGCGGGCCGTAGCCGGGGAACCCGTACGCTGGGTCACGATGACCCGCAGGATCCTGGGCTTGCCATTACGCAGCGTCGTCTTCGACCTGGCCGTCGTCGGCGCGGTGGCGCTCCTCGCGCTCGCCGCCGCGACCACGCAGGCCGGCGGCTGGGCGGCGGCCGTCGTCGGCCTGGTGATGGCGGCGGCCCTGGTGTGGCGGCGGCGCCGGCCGGTGGCGGTCACCGTCGTGGTGGCGGCGCTGGCGATCACCCAGGTCGCGTTCGGCTGGGGCGCGCTGCCGTACGACCTGGCGGTGCTGGTCGCCCTGTACAGCGTGGTCAAGTACGCCGAACAGCTGCGCGCCGGGATCGTCGCCGGAGTCGTCGCCGCGATCGGGGTGGTCCTCGCCGCCGTGCAGACCCCGTCGCAGGTCGAGTGGTACTTCCCGGCCATCTACTACGGGCTGGTGACCGGGGCGGTGTGGCTGGCGGCGCTGAACGTGCGCACCCGCCGGCTGTACGTGCTCAGCCTGGAGGAGCGGGCGGCGACCCTGGAGCGGGAACGGGAGGCTGAGGCGCGGGCAGCGGTGGCCGAGGAACGCACCCGGATCGCCCGTGAGCTGCACGACGTGGTGGCGCACAGCATGGCCGTCATGATCGTCCAGGCGGACGGGGCCCGGTACATGATCGACCAGAGTCCGGAGACCGCCCGCAACGCCGTCCGGATCGTGGCGGACACCGGCCGGCAGGCCCTCGATGACATGCGCCGCCTGGTGGGCGTCCTGCGCGAGCCGAGCCCGGCCGAGCCCGGACCCGGCGATCCAGCCAATCCGGACGCCGGGACCTTGGTCGACCGCGCGGATGGCACCGGCGAGCGTGCCGCCGGGGGCGCCCCGCCACCGACTGCGGGACTGGTCGCCGAGCCGGTGCACCGGCGGCCCTCGGTGGGCGAACTGCCCGCCCTGCTGGACCGGTTCCGCGCCGCCGGGCTGCGCGTGCGGTACACCGTCGACGGCCCGCCCGGAACGCTGCCGCAGGCCCTGGATCTGACCGTGTACCGGCTGGTGCAGGAGGCGCTGACCAACACGCTCAAGCACGCCGGCGTCGGTGCCGTCGTCGAGGTCACCCTGGAACACGTCGCCGACGCCGTCGTGCTCGGCGTGGTCGACGACGGGCAGGGCCGTCCGGCGGTCACCCCGGCGCCATCCGGCGGGCACGGCCTGGTCGGCATGCGCGAGCGGGTGTCGGTGTACGACGGCAGCCTGATCGCCGGGCCCCGGCTGGCCGGCGGGTGGCAGGTACGGGCGCGGCTGCCACTGCCGTCGGCCCCCACGACGGAGGTGATCGCGGCGTGACGGTCCGGGTGGTGATCGTGGACGACCAGGCGCTGGTCCGCGCCGGGTTCCGGATGGTGCTGGGCTCCCAGCCCGACCTGGCGGTGGTCGGCGAGGCGATCGACGGTGCGGACGCGCTGCGGGTGCTGTCCCGGGTCGAGGCGGACGTGGTGGTGATGGACATCCGGATGCCGACCATGGACGGGGTGGAGGCCACCCGGCGGCTCTGCGCCGACCGCCCGACCGGGTCGCCCCGGGTGCTGGTGTTGACGACCTTCGACACCGAGGCCGACGCGTTCGCCGCGCTGCGCGCCGGGGCCAGCGGCTTCCTGCTCAAGAACGTCCCGCCGGAGGAACTGCTCGCCGCGATCCGGGTGGTGGCCCGGGGCGACTCGGTGGTCGCCCCGTCGATCACCCGGCGGCTGCTCGACCGGTTCGCCGGGCAGCTCGGCACCGGCCCCACCGAGGACCCCCGGCTGGCCCAGCTCACCGAGCGGGAACGGGAGGTCCTGCTGTTGGTGGCGCAGGGCCTGTCCAACGCGGAGATCGCCGCCCGGGTGCACGTGGCCGAGGCGACGGTGAAGACGCACGTCGGCCGGATCCTGGCCAAGCTCCAGCTCCGCGACCGGGTGCAGGCGGTGGTGCTGGCGTACGAGAGTGGCCTGGTCACCCCCGGCGGCTGACCCGGCGTACGACCTGAGGCGTACGGGGCCGCGCGGCGTGGGCGACCCGGGGTGGACGGGAGTCGAGCGTACGGGTTGATCTCGGTGGACCGGTGCCGGCCATAGCGTCGGAGACGTCCGAGACCTTCCATCTGTACGGGGAGCAGCACGTGTCCGTCGCACCACCCGTCCACGCCGTCGCCGGGGTGGCCGTCACCGCCCGGGGCCTGACCAAGCGGTACGGCACCGGCCAGGCCGCCGTCGTCGCCCTCGACGGCGTCGACGTCGACTTCACCGCCGGCCGGTTCACCGCGATCATGGGGCCGTCCGGTTCCGGCAAGTCGACGCTGATGCACTGCCTGGCCGGCCTGGACCGGGCCACCGCCGGGTCGGTGCGCATCGGCGACGCCGAGCTGGCCCAGCTGGACGACCGTCGGCTCACCCTGCTGCGCCGGGACCGGGTCGGCTTCGTGTTCCAGAAGTTCAACCTGCTGCCGGCGCTCACCGCCGAGGAGAACATCGTGCTGCCGCTGGCCATCGCCGGCCGGCGCCCCGACCCGGCGTGGCTGCGGCAGGTGGTCGCGGCGGTCGGGTTGACCGAGCGGCTGCGGCACCGTCCGGCCGAGCTCTCCGGCGGCCAGCAGCAGCGGGTCGCGGTGGCCCGGGCCCTGGTCACGAAGCCGTGGGTGATCTTCGCCGACGAGCCCACCGGCAACCTGGACTCCCGGGCCAGCGCGGAGGTGCTGCGGCTGCTCCGCGAGGCGGTGGACACCCTCGGGCAGACGGTGGTGATGGTGACCCACGACCCGGTCGCCGCCGCCCATGCCGACCGGGTGGTCTTCCTCGCCGACGGCCGGCTGGTGCGGGAGTTGACCGCGCCGACCCCGGAACGGGTTCTCGACACGCTGGCCCACCTCGACCCGGCCACCGCCGGCGACGCGCGGGGGTGGTGACGTGTTCCGCCTGACCCTGCGCTCACTGCGCGCCGAGGCACTGCGGATGCTGCTCTCCGCGCTGGCCGTGGTGCTCGGCGTGGCCTTCGTCGCTGGCACGTTGATCTTCATCGACGGTATGCGCGCCGGCACGTACGAGCGGGCCGGCACCTTCGACCGGCACACCGACGTCGGCGTCTACGCCGAGCAGGACCCCATCCCGGCCGCCCTGGTCGACAAGGTGCGCGCGGTCGACGGGGTACGCGCCGCCGAGGGCGAACTGACCGGCACCGCCGGGGTGGTCGGCGCCGACGGCCGCCCGGTGCTCGGCTTCGGCTTCCTCGCCGCCGTCCCCACCACTCCGGCCCTCCAGTCGTACGACGTGGTGGCCGGTCGGCTGCCGGCCCGCCCCGGTGAGGTGGTGCTGGACGAGGGCACCGTGACCGAGGAGGGGTTCGCCCTCGGCACGCCGGTACGAATCGGCGGCGCCAGTGGGGCGGCCCGCCCGTACACGCTGGTCGGCACGGTCGACGTGGCCGACACGACCCGGGACGTCGGTGGGCCGTTCATCGGTCTGGTCGGCGTCGACGCGCTCGCCGTCAGCGGCGAGCGCGGGTACGGCCGGATCATGGTGGCGGCCGAACCGGGCGTGCCGGCCAGTGACCTGGCCGACCGGGTCGCCGAGGTGGCCGGCACCGGCAGCACGGTGCGCACCCGGGAGCAGATCCTCGACGCCGCCGTCACCGACGCGGTCCGCGACCTGCGCCAGTTCAACCTGGTGCTGCTGACCTTCGCCGGGGTGGCGGTGGTGGTGGCCGCGTTCGTCATCGCCAACACCTTCACCATCGTGCTCGCCCAGCGCACCCGCCGGACCGCGCTGCTGCGCCTGGTCGGCGCCACCCGGGGCCAGGTGTTCCGGGCCACCCTGCTGGAGTCGGCGCTGGTCGGGTTGGCCGCGTCGGCGCTCGGTGTGTTGGCCGGCGCCGGCCTGGCGGCGGGGATGACCGCGGTGCTGGCCGCGCTGGACGTGCCACTGGCCGGCACCCTCACGGTGACTGCGACGACGGTGCTGGGCTGTCTGCTCGCCGGGACCGTGCTCACCGTCGGTGCGGCCTGCGTGCCGGCCTGGCAGGGCACCCGGGTCGCCCCGGTGGCCGCGTTGACCGACGCCGCCGTGCAGGTGACCCGCCGCGCCGGGCGGGTACGCCTGACCGCCGGCGCGCTGGTCCTCGGTGCCGGGGTCGCCGCGCTGGTCGGGGCCGCCTCGGTCGGGCAGCTCCTGCTGGTCGCCCTCGGTGGCGTGCTGAGCTTCCTGGGCATCGTCCTGTTCGGTCCGGTGCTGGTACCGGCACTGGTCCGGGTCATCGGCGCCCCTGCCCGGCGGGTCTTCGGCACCACCGCCGCCCTGGCGGTGGCCAACGCGGTCCGCAATCCCCGGCGGGTGGCCGCC
The nucleotide sequence above comes from Micromonospora pallida. Encoded proteins:
- a CDS encoding ABC transporter ATP-binding protein codes for the protein MSVAPPVHAVAGVAVTARGLTKRYGTGQAAVVALDGVDVDFTAGRFTAIMGPSGSGKSTLMHCLAGLDRATAGSVRIGDAELAQLDDRRLTLLRRDRVGFVFQKFNLLPALTAEENIVLPLAIAGRRPDPAWLRQVVAAVGLTERLRHRPAELSGGQQQRVAVARALVTKPWVIFADEPTGNLDSRASAEVLRLLREAVDTLGQTVVMVTHDPVAAAHADRVVFLADGRLVRELTAPTPERVLDTLAHLDPATAGDARGW
- a CDS encoding ABC transporter permease → MFRLTLRSLRAEALRMLLSALAVVLGVAFVAGTLIFIDGMRAGTYERAGTFDRHTDVGVYAEQDPIPAALVDKVRAVDGVRAAEGELTGTAGVVGADGRPVLGFGFLAAVPTTPALQSYDVVAGRLPARPGEVVLDEGTVTEEGFALGTPVRIGGASGAARPYTLVGTVDVADTTRDVGGPFIGLVGVDALAVSGERGYGRIMVAAEPGVPASDLADRVAEVAGTGSTVRTREQILDAAVTDAVRDLRQFNLVLLTFAGVAVVVAAFVIANTFTIVLAQRTRRTALLRLVGATRGQVFRATLLESALVGLAASALGVLAGAGLAAGMTAVLAALDVPLAGTLTVTATTVLGCLLAGTVLTVGAACVPAWQGTRVAPVAALTDAAVQVTRRAGRVRLTAGALVLGAGVAALVGAASVGQLLLVALGGVLSFLGIVLFGPVLVPALVRVIGAPARRVFGTTAALAVANAVRNPRRVAATATALVIGIGLVTSFVVGAQSTKTAIERSVDAQVGVDFLVTGIGGDLPAGVVDELTGRPELGLVHEQRSEVTDGVEFRAAHPALVGRTLTGVDSGRVDRLGPGRVLVHRELARERSWSTGDRVTLGGRSFEVAAVVAADPSNTDGPVPAGHVVEVSAADFTGLFPAVRGYLAEVDPADGVAASAARDAVESVLARYPTVNLMDQAAYKRMLTGTVDMLLAFVIALLGLAVVIALVGVANTLSLSVVERTRENAVLRAVGLTRGRMRAMLAAEAVLTALVGAVLGVALGVGVSAGAMAFLAELGGEFTLVLPWGQLGGILAVAVLAALAASVLPARRALSRPVVEALGVE